A portion of the Streptomyces sp. NBC_00376 genome contains these proteins:
- a CDS encoding TetR/AcrR family transcriptional regulator, protein MVRAGLTTERVVEAAADLADSIGFDKVTISALARGFGVKDASLYSHVRNLHDLRTRVALLAAGEFIDRISAAVAGRAGKDALVGFADAYRAFALERPGRYEATQMRVDPEIVAQSTAYHRTIETTGAMLRAYGLGEPDLTDAVRLLRSTFHGYCALEASGGFGAPRDVQASWERSVEALHFLLEHWSSATDGKTDEGENGHG, encoded by the coding sequence ATGGTTCGGGCGGGACTCACGACCGAACGAGTGGTGGAGGCGGCGGCCGATCTGGCCGACTCCATCGGCTTCGACAAGGTCACGATCTCCGCGCTGGCCCGCGGCTTCGGGGTCAAGGACGCCAGTCTGTATTCGCACGTCAGGAATCTGCACGATCTGCGCACCCGGGTTGCGCTGCTGGCCGCCGGGGAGTTCATCGACCGCATCTCCGCCGCCGTCGCGGGCCGGGCCGGGAAGGACGCCCTGGTCGGGTTCGCCGACGCCTACCGGGCCTTCGCGCTGGAGCGGCCAGGGAGGTACGAGGCCACGCAGATGCGGGTCGACCCCGAGATCGTCGCGCAGTCCACCGCGTACCACCGCACCATCGAGACCACGGGCGCGATGCTGCGCGCCTACGGCCTGGGTGAGCCCGATCTCACGGACGCGGTGCGGCTGTTGCGCAGCACCTTCCACGGCTACTGCGCCCTGGAGGCGAGCGGCGGCTTCGGTGCGCCCCGCGACGTACAGGCGTCCTGGGAGCGGTCCGTCGAGGCCCTGCACTTCCTGCTGGAGCACTGGTCTTCCGCGACGGACGGGAAGACGGACGAGGGCGAGAACGGACATGGCTGA
- a CDS encoding tyrosine-type recombinase/integrase: MLTGAQYSLRHFFASNCLSKGVPITDVAEWMGHGNINVTFRIYRHLMPASAGRAARLLNEGI; the protein is encoded by the coding sequence ATGCTCACGGGTGCTCAGTATTCACTGCGACACTTCTTCGCCTCGAACTGCCTGTCCAAGGGTGTTCCGATCACCGACGTCGCAGAGTGGATGGGGCACGGCAACATCAACGTGACTTTCAGGATCTACCGCCACCTCATGCCGGCCTCGGCAGGTCGGGCGGCTCGGCTCCTCAACGAGGGAATATGA